A single Vanacampus margaritifer isolate UIUO_Vmar chromosome 7, RoL_Vmar_1.0, whole genome shotgun sequence DNA region contains:
- the LOC144055749 gene encoding uncharacterized protein LOC144055749 isoform X2 translates to MSALDTLVVTFQAQLLDVMETVVKTAMYKVTQLVEDCFLDEMKRRNQELVTLRIKLEYAEMKLNDHGVKKDGKIIDIAISDNDRRSSEERLGELHGDVLMSCGGGKEADSGWTSSHICEIESEADGRLSNLTPEEETHKVENADMMPAVDVKEEVNEEESARAYPGDCQESSKGLESSDMTTDLFLERHAGWTSLTRHHNKVGPDGECDPAKSCCSLQQAKNELVEEDRSHVNTSRDQLSTSESSSMQNPDSPSIPVKQVVLAASDGHVSKKALTKSGISSFSCVVTQNPNCHKSVILEGMKLHSKDAACDRLQGLAKHIRRPLKKPPPIPSNSTAALSRTHSQILHFNLVNKIPSTSKATPPTVQRDHLANKLTAALCANKKTQPPPANSHHGYLLSHPDSHPVFRHSLRCGQCGKCFPHPSNLKAHLQTHTGERPFCCPLCGRSFTKLSNLKAHRRVHTGERPYCCLACGKRFTQKCNLKRHQRIHVDG, encoded by the exons ATGTCAGCCTTGGACACCCTCGTTGTCACCTTCCAGGCGCAGCTACTAGACGTGATGGAGACTGTGGTGAAAACGGCCATGTATAAGGTCACGCAGCTCGTAGAAGACTGCTTTTTGGATGAAATGAAGCGCAGAAATCAGGAGTTGGTGACCCTGAGGATAAAATTGGAATACgctgaaatgaaattaaatgatcaTGGTGTGAAAAAAGATGGCAAGATTATTGACATTGCAATTAGTGATAATGACAGAAGATCTTCAGAAGAAAGGCTTGGAGAACTGCATGGTG aTGTTTTGATGTCCTGTGGTGGGGGGAAAGAAGCTGACTCTGGATGGACGAGCAGCCACATCTGTGAAATAGAATCAGAGGCAGATGGACGTCTATCCAATCTCACCCCAGAGGAGGAGACACAT AAAGTTGAAAACGCTGATATGATGCCTGCTGTCGATGTGAAGGAAGAAGTCA ATGAAGAAGAATCTGCTAGAGCATATCCAGGCGATTGCCAAGAAAGCAGCAAAG GCCTGGAGAGCTCGGACATGACAACAGATCTGTTTTTGGAAAGGCACGCTGGCTGGACAAGCCTCACGCGACATCATAACAAAGTTGGACCTGACGGGGAGTGCGATCCAGccaaaagctgttgttctttaCAACAAGCAAAGAATGAGCTGGTAGAAGAGGATAGGAGTCACGTTAACACAAGCAGAGATCAGCTTTCTACGTCTGAGTCGTCCTCCATGCAAAATCCTGACTCACCAAGCATTCCAGTTAAGCAAGTGGTTTTAGCGGCTTCAGATGGTCACGTGAGTAAAAAGGCATTAACCAAGTCAGGAATTTCATCCTTCTCATGTGTGGTAACGCAAAATCCAAATTGCCACAAAAGCGTAATATTGGAAGGAATGAAGCTGCATTCGAAAGATGCCGCATGTGACAGATTGCAGGGTCTTGCGAAACACATCAGACGACCCTTGAAAAAACCTCCTCCCATACCGTCAAACAGTACTGCGGCATTGTCTCGAACTCACTCTCAGATCTTACACTTCAATCTAGTGAACAAAATTCCCTCCACATCGAAAGCTACGCCCCCCACGGTCCAGCGAGATCACCTTGCAAACAAACTAACGGCGGCGCTGTGtgccaacaaaaaaacacaacctccCCCTGCAAACTCCCATCATGGATATCTGTTATCCCATCCCGACTCTCACCCTGTTTTCAGGCACTCCCTGCGCTGTGGCCAGTGTGGGAAATGTTTCCCCCACCCTAGCAACCTGAAGGCCCACCTGCAGACTCACACAGGTGAGAGGCCTTTCTGCTGCCCTTTGTGTGGTCGCAGCTTCACCAAACTGAGCAATCTCAAAGCCCATCGGAGAGTCCACACTGGAGAGCGACCGTACTGCTGCTTGGCCTGCGGGAAACGCTTCACACAGAAATGTAACCTGAAACGCCATCAAAGGATTCATGTTGATGGATGA
- the LOC144055749 gene encoding uncharacterized protein LOC144055749 isoform X1 — protein sequence MSALDTLVVTFQAQLLDVMETVVKTAMYKVTQLVEDCFLDEMKRRNQELVTLRIKLEYAEMKLNDHGVKKDGKIIDIAISDNDRRSSEERLGELHGDVLMSCGGGKEADSGWTSSHICEIESEADGRLSNLTPEEETHKVENADMMPAVDVKEEVNEEESARAYPGDCQESSKGDVFLKNKTEKDLQISNVYNFPEGLESSDMTTDLFLERHAGWTSLTRHHNKVGPDGECDPAKSCCSLQQAKNELVEEDRSHVNTSRDQLSTSESSSMQNPDSPSIPVKQVVLAASDGHVSKKALTKSGISSFSCVVTQNPNCHKSVILEGMKLHSKDAACDRLQGLAKHIRRPLKKPPPIPSNSTAALSRTHSQILHFNLVNKIPSTSKATPPTVQRDHLANKLTAALCANKKTQPPPANSHHGYLLSHPDSHPVFRHSLRCGQCGKCFPHPSNLKAHLQTHTGERPFCCPLCGRSFTKLSNLKAHRRVHTGERPYCCLACGKRFTQKCNLKRHQRIHVDG from the exons ATGTCAGCCTTGGACACCCTCGTTGTCACCTTCCAGGCGCAGCTACTAGACGTGATGGAGACTGTGGTGAAAACGGCCATGTATAAGGTCACGCAGCTCGTAGAAGACTGCTTTTTGGATGAAATGAAGCGCAGAAATCAGGAGTTGGTGACCCTGAGGATAAAATTGGAATACgctgaaatgaaattaaatgatcaTGGTGTGAAAAAAGATGGCAAGATTATTGACATTGCAATTAGTGATAATGACAGAAGATCTTCAGAAGAAAGGCTTGGAGAACTGCATGGTG aTGTTTTGATGTCCTGTGGTGGGGGGAAAGAAGCTGACTCTGGATGGACGAGCAGCCACATCTGTGAAATAGAATCAGAGGCAGATGGACGTCTATCCAATCTCACCCCAGAGGAGGAGACACAT AAAGTTGAAAACGCTGATATGATGCCTGCTGTCGATGTGAAGGAAGAAGTCA ATGAAGAAGAATCTGCTAGAGCATATCCAGGCGATTGCCAAGAAAGCAGCAAAGGTGATGTATTTTTGAAGAATAAGACAGAGAAAGACCTACAGATATCAAATGTATACAACTTTCCTGAAGGCCTGGAGAGCTCGGACATGACAACAGATCTGTTTTTGGAAAGGCACGCTGGCTGGACAAGCCTCACGCGACATCATAACAAAGTTGGACCTGACGGGGAGTGCGATCCAGccaaaagctgttgttctttaCAACAAGCAAAGAATGAGCTGGTAGAAGAGGATAGGAGTCACGTTAACACAAGCAGAGATCAGCTTTCTACGTCTGAGTCGTCCTCCATGCAAAATCCTGACTCACCAAGCATTCCAGTTAAGCAAGTGGTTTTAGCGGCTTCAGATGGTCACGTGAGTAAAAAGGCATTAACCAAGTCAGGAATTTCATCCTTCTCATGTGTGGTAACGCAAAATCCAAATTGCCACAAAAGCGTAATATTGGAAGGAATGAAGCTGCATTCGAAAGATGCCGCATGTGACAGATTGCAGGGTCTTGCGAAACACATCAGACGACCCTTGAAAAAACCTCCTCCCATACCGTCAAACAGTACTGCGGCATTGTCTCGAACTCACTCTCAGATCTTACACTTCAATCTAGTGAACAAAATTCCCTCCACATCGAAAGCTACGCCCCCCACGGTCCAGCGAGATCACCTTGCAAACAAACTAACGGCGGCGCTGTGtgccaacaaaaaaacacaacctccCCCTGCAAACTCCCATCATGGATATCTGTTATCCCATCCCGACTCTCACCCTGTTTTCAGGCACTCCCTGCGCTGTGGCCAGTGTGGGAAATGTTTCCCCCACCCTAGCAACCTGAAGGCCCACCTGCAGACTCACACAGGTGAGAGGCCTTTCTGCTGCCCTTTGTGTGGTCGCAGCTTCACCAAACTGAGCAATCTCAAAGCCCATCGGAGAGTCCACACTGGAGAGCGACCGTACTGCTGCTTGGCCTGCGGGAAACGCTTCACACAGAAATGTAACCTGAAACGCCATCAAAGGATTCATGTTGATGGATGA
- the LOC144055749 gene encoding uncharacterized protein LOC144055749 isoform X3, protein MSALDTLVVTFQAQLLDVMETVVKTAMYKVTQLVEDCFLDEMKRRNQELVTLRIKLEYAEMKLNDHGVKKDGKIIDIAISDNDRRSSEERLGELHGDVLMSCGGGKEADSGWTSSHICEIESEADGRLSNLTPEEETHKVENADMMPAVDVKEEVNEEESARAYPGDCQESSKGTLAGQASRDIITKLDLTGSAIQPKAVVLYNKQRMSW, encoded by the exons ATGTCAGCCTTGGACACCCTCGTTGTCACCTTCCAGGCGCAGCTACTAGACGTGATGGAGACTGTGGTGAAAACGGCCATGTATAAGGTCACGCAGCTCGTAGAAGACTGCTTTTTGGATGAAATGAAGCGCAGAAATCAGGAGTTGGTGACCCTGAGGATAAAATTGGAATACgctgaaatgaaattaaatgatcaTGGTGTGAAAAAAGATGGCAAGATTATTGACATTGCAATTAGTGATAATGACAGAAGATCTTCAGAAGAAAGGCTTGGAGAACTGCATGGTG aTGTTTTGATGTCCTGTGGTGGGGGGAAAGAAGCTGACTCTGGATGGACGAGCAGCCACATCTGTGAAATAGAATCAGAGGCAGATGGACGTCTATCCAATCTCACCCCAGAGGAGGAGACACAT AAAGTTGAAAACGCTGATATGATGCCTGCTGTCGATGTGAAGGAAGAAGTCA ATGAAGAAGAATCTGCTAGAGCATATCCAGGCGATTGCCAAGAAAGCAGCAAAG GCACGCTGGCTGGACAAGCCTCACGCGACATCATAACAAAGTTGGACCTGACGGGGAGTGCGATCCAGccaaaagctgttgttctttaCAACAAGCAAAGAATGAGCTGGTAG
- the LOC144055749 gene encoding uncharacterized protein LOC144055749 isoform X4 produces the protein MSALDTLVVTFQAQLLDVMETVVKTAMYKVTQLVEDCFLDEMKRRNQELVTLRIKLEYAEMKLNDHGVKKDGKIIDIAISDNDRRSSEERLGELHGDVLMSCGGGKEADSGWTSSHICEIESEADGRLSNLTPEEETHKVENADMMPAVDVKEEMKKNLLEHIQAIAKKAAKARWLDKPHATS, from the exons ATGTCAGCCTTGGACACCCTCGTTGTCACCTTCCAGGCGCAGCTACTAGACGTGATGGAGACTGTGGTGAAAACGGCCATGTATAAGGTCACGCAGCTCGTAGAAGACTGCTTTTTGGATGAAATGAAGCGCAGAAATCAGGAGTTGGTGACCCTGAGGATAAAATTGGAATACgctgaaatgaaattaaatgatcaTGGTGTGAAAAAAGATGGCAAGATTATTGACATTGCAATTAGTGATAATGACAGAAGATCTTCAGAAGAAAGGCTTGGAGAACTGCATGGTG aTGTTTTGATGTCCTGTGGTGGGGGGAAAGAAGCTGACTCTGGATGGACGAGCAGCCACATCTGTGAAATAGAATCAGAGGCAGATGGACGTCTATCCAATCTCACCCCAGAGGAGGAGACACAT AAAGTTGAAAACGCTGATATGATGCCTGCTGTCGATGTGAAGGAAGAA ATGAAGAAGAATCTGCTAGAGCATATCCAGGCGATTGCCAAGAAAGCAGCAAAG GCACGCTGGCTGGACAAGCCTCACGCGACATCATAA
- the LOC144055749 gene encoding uncharacterized protein LOC144055749 isoform X5, which yields MSALDTLVVTFQAQLLDVMETVVKTAMYKVTQLVEDCFLDEMKRRNQELVTLRIKLEYAEMKLNDHGVKKDGKIIDIAISDNDRRSSEERLGELHGDVLMSCGGGKEADSGWTSSHICEIESEADGRLSNLTPEEETHKVENADMMPAVDVKEEMKKNLLEHIQAIAKKAAKAWRART from the exons ATGTCAGCCTTGGACACCCTCGTTGTCACCTTCCAGGCGCAGCTACTAGACGTGATGGAGACTGTGGTGAAAACGGCCATGTATAAGGTCACGCAGCTCGTAGAAGACTGCTTTTTGGATGAAATGAAGCGCAGAAATCAGGAGTTGGTGACCCTGAGGATAAAATTGGAATACgctgaaatgaaattaaatgatcaTGGTGTGAAAAAAGATGGCAAGATTATTGACATTGCAATTAGTGATAATGACAGAAGATCTTCAGAAGAAAGGCTTGGAGAACTGCATGGTG aTGTTTTGATGTCCTGTGGTGGGGGGAAAGAAGCTGACTCTGGATGGACGAGCAGCCACATCTGTGAAATAGAATCAGAGGCAGATGGACGTCTATCCAATCTCACCCCAGAGGAGGAGACACAT AAAGTTGAAAACGCTGATATGATGCCTGCTGTCGATGTGAAGGAAGAA ATGAAGAAGAATCTGCTAGAGCATATCCAGGCGATTGCCAAGAAAGCAGCAAAG GCCTGGAGAGCTCGGACATGA
- the LOC144055159 gene encoding uncharacterized protein LOC144055159 isoform X1 → MADPLGTFQSQLSGVMETVFKAAMYEITRLVEDSFLEEVKRCREQVESLKRRLKWSESRRNEMRDDAELRCADFERLEMYDAEKLKELNLKQENRLQENINCHNGSDGQTSSSEVEGDLKASLSSDVQRLLKEEAHNATSDLKDHDETECSHQPGPSKQSRFQGFPKSHVNYEAGFDQRLESTHKVDPSDQCEPLLQNRYVVKENLGGFKKAEYDVTGMLCNLDDLQGSSSQLSNDLTYMSHYEGIAEALEEAKGQTFQTGEQRNRNGTVGSAGSPTRTNKDLIEFNCLLINEEGFIQNQSLVSPAQASTDSDGRLSFQDQGIHIDTPLDCPGDMYGSSNVYNACDTAHVGERFQVQTAGKGNRRHICNQCPLSFPDSDALKAHRQTHRGIGQGPPYFCEHCGKNFTQSCNLKVHQKIHFGQGLHLCSHCSRSFPSSKDLKSHKCGQSGNKPFGCTVCGNKFSRLWNLKLHQRIHTQEKPHQCTTCNKCFTRADILKVHQRIHTGERPYSCNACGLTFKRLDHLKSHQRKHLTDL, encoded by the exons ATGGCCGACCCACTTGGAACCTTTCAGTCCCAACTTTCCGGGGTTATGGAAACGGTGTTCAAGGCTGCTATGTATGAGATCACCAGACTTGTGGAGGACAGTTTTTTGGAGGAAGTAAAACGCTGCAGGGAGCAGGTTGAGTCATTAAAGAGGAGACTGAAGTGGTCGGAGAGCCGACGCAATGAGATGCGCGACGACGCAGAACTGAGGTGTGCTGACTTCGAAAGACTCGAGATGTACGACGCAGAGAAACTGAAAG AACTCAATCTTAAACAAGAGAATAGACTCCAGGAAAATATAAATTGCCACAATGGAAGTGATGGACAAACATCAAGTTCTGAAGTGGAGGGCGACCTGAAGGCATCACTG tCCTCAGATGTGCAAAGACTGCTCAAGGAGGAAGCCCATAACGCCACATCTGACTTAAAAGATCATGATG AAACCGAGTGCTCACATCAGCCAGGACCAAGTAAACAGTCTAGATTCCAGGGATTTCCAAAGTCTCACGTAAACTATGAAGCTGGCTTTGACCAGAGGCTGGAATCAACTCACAAAGTTGATCCCAGTGATCAATGTGAACCACTTTTGCAGAACAGGTATGTCGTGAAGGAAAACTTAGGCGGCTTTAAAAAGGCTGAATATGATGTCACTGGCATGCTATGCAATTTGGATGATTTACAAGGATCATCATCACAGCTGAGCAATGACCTGACCTACATGAGCCATTATGAAGGCATTGCAGAAGCACTAGAGGAGGCTAAAGGTCAAACTTTCCAAACAGGTGAACAAAGAAATCGCAATGGAACAGTGGGGTCAGCTGGGTCACCCACAAGGACTAACAAAGATTTAATAGAGTTCAACTGTTTACTGATTAATGAGGAAGGATTCATTCAAAACCAAAGCTTGGTGTCCCCTGCACAAGCTTCTACTGATTCCGATGGCAGATTGAGCTTCCAGGACCAAGGCATTCACATTGACACACCTTTGGACTGTCCAGGAGATATGTATGGATCCTCAAATGTATACAATGCGTGTGACACTGCACATGTTGGAGAGCGATTTCAGGTTCAGACAGCAGGAAAAGGAAATAGGAGGCACATTTGTAACCAGTGCCCTCTGTCCTTTCCCGATTCTGACGCTCTTAAGGCTCACAGGCAAACACACAGAGGTATTGGACAAGGGCCACCGTATTTCTGTGAGCATTGTGGAAAAAATTTCACTCAGTCCTGTAACCTCAAAGTCCACCAGAAGATCCATTTCGGGCAAGGGCTTCACCTGTGCAGCCACTGCAGTAGAAGTTTCCCCTCTTCAAAAGACCTGAAATCTCACAAGTGTGGCCAGTCCGGCAACAAACCGTTTGGTTGCACTGTATGTGGTAACAAATTCAGCCGTCTTTGGAATTTGAAGTTGCACCAGAGAATCCACACACAGGAAAAACCTCATCAGTGCACCACATGCAATAAGTGCTTCACACGTGCTGACATATTAAAAGTTCACCAACGTATCCACACAGGAGAAAGACCATACAGTTGCAACGCGTGTGGGCTCACTTTCAAGCGCCTCGATCATTTGAAATCACATCAACGCAAACATTTAACAGATCTGTGA
- the LOC144055159 gene encoding uncharacterized protein LOC144055159 isoform X3: MADPLGTFQSQLSGVMETVFKAAMYEITRLVEDSFLEEVKRCREQVESLKRRLKWSESRRNEMRDDAELRCADFERLEMYDAEKLKELNLKQENRLQENINCHNGSDGQTSSSEVEGDLKASLSSDVQRLLKEEAHNATSDLKDHDETECSHQPGPSKQSRFQGFPKSHVNYEAGFDQRLESTHKVDPSDQCEPLLQNR; the protein is encoded by the exons ATGGCCGACCCACTTGGAACCTTTCAGTCCCAACTTTCCGGGGTTATGGAAACGGTGTTCAAGGCTGCTATGTATGAGATCACCAGACTTGTGGAGGACAGTTTTTTGGAGGAAGTAAAACGCTGCAGGGAGCAGGTTGAGTCATTAAAGAGGAGACTGAAGTGGTCGGAGAGCCGACGCAATGAGATGCGCGACGACGCAGAACTGAGGTGTGCTGACTTCGAAAGACTCGAGATGTACGACGCAGAGAAACTGAAAG AACTCAATCTTAAACAAGAGAATAGACTCCAGGAAAATATAAATTGCCACAATGGAAGTGATGGACAAACATCAAGTTCTGAAGTGGAGGGCGACCTGAAGGCATCACTG tCCTCAGATGTGCAAAGACTGCTCAAGGAGGAAGCCCATAACGCCACATCTGACTTAAAAGATCATGATG AAACCGAGTGCTCACATCAGCCAGGACCAAGTAAACAGTCTAGATTCCAGGGATTTCCAAAGTCTCACGTAAACTATGAAGCTGGCTTTGACCAGAGGCTGGAATCAACTCACAAAGTTGATCCCAGTGATCAATGTGAACCACTTTTGCAGAACAG GTGA
- the LOC144055159 gene encoding uncharacterized protein LOC144055159 isoform X2 codes for MADPLGTFQSQLSGVMETVFKAAMYEITRLVEDSFLEEVKRCREQVESLKRRLKWSESRRNEMRDDAELRCADFERLEMYDAEKLKELNLKQENRLQENINCHNGSDGQTSSSEVEGDLKASLSSDVQRLLKEEAHNATSDLKDHDETECSHQPGPSKQSRFQGFPKSHVNYEAGFDQRLESTHKVDPSDQCEPLLQNRIIITAEQ; via the exons ATGGCCGACCCACTTGGAACCTTTCAGTCCCAACTTTCCGGGGTTATGGAAACGGTGTTCAAGGCTGCTATGTATGAGATCACCAGACTTGTGGAGGACAGTTTTTTGGAGGAAGTAAAACGCTGCAGGGAGCAGGTTGAGTCATTAAAGAGGAGACTGAAGTGGTCGGAGAGCCGACGCAATGAGATGCGCGACGACGCAGAACTGAGGTGTGCTGACTTCGAAAGACTCGAGATGTACGACGCAGAGAAACTGAAAG AACTCAATCTTAAACAAGAGAATAGACTCCAGGAAAATATAAATTGCCACAATGGAAGTGATGGACAAACATCAAGTTCTGAAGTGGAGGGCGACCTGAAGGCATCACTG tCCTCAGATGTGCAAAGACTGCTCAAGGAGGAAGCCCATAACGCCACATCTGACTTAAAAGATCATGATG AAACCGAGTGCTCACATCAGCCAGGACCAAGTAAACAGTCTAGATTCCAGGGATTTCCAAAGTCTCACGTAAACTATGAAGCTGGCTTTGACCAGAGGCTGGAATCAACTCACAAAGTTGATCCCAGTGATCAATGTGAACCACTTTTGCAGAACAG GATCATCATCACAGCTGAGCAATGA